The Vitis vinifera cultivar Pinot Noir 40024 chromosome 16, ASM3070453v1 DNA segment ACCTGCTGATCTAAGACCCATGCTAACActtcccctcaagttggtgcgtTGATATCTCTAACACCCAACTTGTCAAGGGAGTTACAGAAGTTTTTTCTAGAAATTGCCTTTGTAAGTATGTCTGCCAACTGATCTTTCGATTTGACAAATGGAAACTGAATAATCTTATCCTCAAGATTCTGTTTGATGAAATGTCAGTCCAACTCTATGTGCTTGGTATGATCGTGTTGAACTAGATTGTGGGCTATGTCAATGGCAGCTTTGTTATCATATAACAAATTCATTGCAAAACTAGGGGCAAAACCAACCTATGTTAGTAACCGTCAAAGCCAAAGGAGCTCACAGAGTCCTTTTGCCATGCCTCGGAACTTAGCCTCTACGCTGGACAGTGCCACTACCTTTTGCTTCTTGCTTCTCCATGTAACTAAATTGCCACTCACAAATGTAAAATAACCCAAAGTAGATTTCATGTCCAAGATATTCCTTGCCCAATCCGTATCCATGTACCCTTCAATATTCAGATGATTATTCTTGGAGAACATCAACCTTTTCCCTGGTGAGGACTTTAAATAGTGAAGGATTTGAGCTACTGCACTCATATGGTCTTCACTAGGACAATGCATGAATTGGCTCACTACACTTATGACGTAAGCAAGTGTGAGATAAGTAGATGAGCTTACCCACTAATCTTTGGTACCTCCCTTTATCAGCTGGCACTTGATCTAAGTATTCCCCAAGCCTATGATTCTGAGCAATTGGAGTATCCACCGATTTGCACTCCAATAGTCCCACCTCTAATAGTAGATCCAATACATATTTCCTTTGAGATAGGAATATGTCTTTTTGTGATCTTGCCACCTCTATTCCCAAAAAATACTTTAGCCCCCAagttcttcatttcaaattcagtAGCCAAGTGTTCTTGCAGCCTCGAGATCTCTTCTACATCATCCCTTGTGATaatcatgtcatctacatagaCTATTAGAGTTGTCACCTTGCCTTGTCGGTGTTTTAGGAAGAGAGTATGGTCAGAATTGCTTTGATGATAACCATACTTTTGCATAGTAGAACTAAATTTGCCAAACCACGCCCGAGGTGACTGTTTCAACCCATAACACTCGTTCCAATTTGCAAACAATCTTGGTCTCAGAAGATGTTGCATATCCAGGAGGAATGTCCATGTATACTTCCTCTTCAAGGTCGCCATGGAGAAAGGCGTTCTTTACATTGAGCTAGTGTAGTGACTAGTCTAAATTTGCTGCAAGAAACAATAGAACTCTAACAGTATTTAGTTTGGCCACTAGTGAGAAAGTTTCCAAATGATCTATATCATACGTTTGTGTAAATCCTTTCGCCATAAGTCTGGCCTTGTATCGGTCGACGGATCCATCAGCTTTATATTTTATAGAGAACACCCATTTGCACCCCactattttcttccatttctaaCAGTGAGACTAACTTCCAAGTATTGTTCTTCTTTAAAGCTTCTAGTTCTTCCTATACAGCTTCTGTCCATTTTGGATTGAGTAAGGCCTCTTCAACACTCCTAGGAATATGGCAGTAGGACAACGTCTAAGTAAATGTCATGAGAGGTTTTGATAGGTTTTAAGTGGACACATAATTTGTAATTGGGTACTTGGACCTTCTTTCTTCCTCGTCAGGAGAGTATCTATTTGGTGGTTTGCCACGGTTATGTCTGAAAGGCAAAGCATAACCTACAGGTGTCTCCAAAACATTAGTTTGTAAAGATGTGGTGGGAGTGCTTACCTCTGAAATATTCCTAGGAGGAGAGTCTTCGGGCACTTGGAAGTGAGGAGGTTTCGTAGTTTTAGGTTCATCATTTACGAGTTCTTCATTTTCAGCCTCTCCATTTTTAGGTgtttcatttccttcatttctaaGTTCTACACCTACTGAATACGCATTATCCATTTGAGATTCAATTTCTCCATTTTCAGTCTCAAGTCTTGAAGCCATCTCACCTCTTGAAGCCATCATCCAATTCAGCTCTTCAACTTGAGTCCCTCCTTGAAGAGGAGAATTGGGTACCAATgatggataaaatattttagattcaagGAATGTAACATCCATGGTTATATAGGTACAGTTGGCAAGGGGATCGTGGCACTGATAGCCTTTTTTATGTAACCCATAGCCCAAGAACAAGCACCTAATTGCACATGGGTCCAGTttaatatgttgatttttgtggAGATGGACAAAGGCAACACACCCAAAAATGTGAGGAGGAAGCATCAACATAGTAGGTAGAGAAACATGAGTAGTAAGAACCTGTAGGGGAGTCTTGAAATCTAAGACCTTGGAAGGCACACAGTTCAGTAAATACACAACAGTAGTCACCGTATCCCCCCAATGGCGACTAGGCACATAAGCTTTCCAAGCAGTAAAACACGAGCTGTTTTTAAGATATGTCGATTTTTTCTCTTGATGACGCCATTTTGTTATGGTATCTAAGAGCACGATGTCTCATGGATGAGGCCATAATGTtggaaataagtttgaaattcatGATTGATAAATTATCCGCCATTGTCCAAACAAAGGATTTGAATCTTGGCTAAGAATTGTGTCTAGACCATGGCATGAAATGCTTGAAAAATCATGAAAACTTCGGCTTTGGTCTTCATTTGGTAGAGAAGTGTCATGCGGTTGCAATCGTCCACAAAAATCACAAACCAACAATGACCAGAGAAAGTTGTTATCGGGGAAGGCCCCCACATTGACCACCCGATGATTAAGCAATTCATGAAACCAAGGCTATACCAGAACCATAATGAGCACTCACAAATTTCACATAAGAGGTGGTTGGTggctaaaatgaaaatatatgtcCAAAGAAGCAGCAATTCATACTGTTTCGTTCCTGACACGAGAAAGTCAACAAACACTAAGACCTCAATTGCCAGGCAATGATTTTCCTGTTCCATCACTTCTGTGTTGTCCACTTGATGATCAACTCTACTATCTTCACTTAAGTTCTCATATAAAGACATAACTTCAGCAAGTGCTCCACCATCACTGAAGCAATCTCTTGAGGTACGCTCCAGACGAACATTTGATGCAGGTCCAGCATAGGCTAATAGCAACTAGTAATAAACCATCATATAGTCATCAATGCAAATTTAAGTAGCCCAATATCAAAATTGGATGCAATCATTTTATAGGACGTGAGCAtgaagaaatgattttaaataatatttttgtttctaaatggCATAAAGGACATCACCACCATTATTATCGAAGAGGGTTTCCAAACAGATAATAAAGCAAAGATGGAATGCACcaaatacaataaataataagaaaaagcaAAGGGTAGATCAAAGGTATTTCTAAAGTACACCTCTGAAATCCAAGTAATGATGTTTTGGTTGTCTTATACCAGAAGATGTACTGGTTAAGCGAGTTGTATGGTCACTCAAGTAGAGCAAGGTCTATGGGTGGTGGTGCTGAAATGTTATAAGGAGACACTGACAGGGACCAAAATTAGGTATGGCTTAATTTTGTACATAGTATATGTCTAAAACTTGATTACAAAAGCTATAGAACTTTTCCTTCACTTGCTGTTGGACAATGTCTGCTACAAGTAAAAGTTGCCTTCTCAGTGGATTGAACAAGAGGCATTCTAGGAAGTAACGTAACAGGACAAAAGCTTAAAACCCCAAAAGAAAGTCCTACTGTTTGCACTCTCATTAAGTCATAATTTCCTTACCACAATTTCTTAGCAAACCCATCACTCAAACAAAAACTGTTCAGAAAAGCAAATTTCCTATTCCCCACCCTCCAACAATAAGATAAACCCAATAATTACCACAACCTGACGATTCTAATGCCTAACCATtgacctaaaaaaaaaaccctctatAGATATGTACTCATAACTAGATATGGAGAAGGGGGATTCTCTAGGCTTTTGCTCAAACAAGATAAGGGGCATTATAACTATTTATTATGTATGTTCAGACCCAACACAGATATGAATCACAAAAAATTCTATTAGAACTAGTGTCCAAGTTAGAGCGCAAAAATTATGTGGAAATAGATTCTCTAGGGTAAAGGAAAGCCTAGATCAATAAAACTGACAAGACTGAACAAGGATTTTTGCTTGATCCCGGTTTTCCTTGTGAGAGATTTAGACAAAAGAGAACCCATCAGTGTAACTGAGAATTAGACTGGCAAGAAGTGTCTTGATATTGTACCGTACTGAACGTAGAAATTAGAAAATGACACATATAAATCCATTCTAACTTTCTCTTTTGTGTAATATGATTCAAATATaagtttcaaattttccttatatttatCTGTATCTTATTGAAATCATCTATTTTGACATTATGAACAAGATGCCTACAGAAAGCTGTTGAATAAGCCATCTGTAAATAACCAGCATCTTTCAAGTTAATAACCAGACTAAATTTAAAAGCCAGTATTCCATATCACACGCTAAATATCAGTTGATAAGTTCTATTCCAAGGATGAAACAGTTAAAGAGAACATTGTATATGAAAGAATTACATTTTcgaaattatttcaataaaagcAAATGGATTCCCCATTACCACTTATGTTTAATAACAATTAAATTGAATCCGCACTGCAGTTCTAGcataatttatttgaataagtctggtttggatttcaaaattatgaactcttcccttttttttcattataaggAATAACTAAGAATGTTTGCcaatagttttatttatttgcctTTAAGAAAAAAGATCAAACCTTTAAGAACATCCAGATGAAACAATGATGGTCCTGCACCCTTTTGAAGTAGAACCAAAGTAGATTTCCatttatacaaataattaaTCATGGAGTTCAATGTGCTATATAGAAGGGAGCCTTGAAggaataataatttgatttctaTAAATAGAAATGACCAATAATGGAGTTCAATGGAATTACATAGAAGTCTTATATAGATAAAAACACAAAAGGAACGACACAATAAACGCATATGAAAAAGTAAATATCTCCCACTTCTGCTAAGACACCAAATGACACTGTAACTAAAATCTACCTTCTCTGTTTGTTTAGAGAGCGGGTATCCAAGAAGCAATTCAGCAGGAGACATGCTCAAAATCACAGCCTCAAGCCCAGCCCTCATAAAATTATCATTGAACTCCCCATGAACAACATCCCCCGTTGATACTTCAACTGCAACAATCCCAATTCTCACATCAAACCCACCCCCAACACCACaatctttactattttctacACTAATCCCTTTCTCAACTACACAAACCAAGTAATTATTATAAGACCCACATTCCTCTTCCCCACCTCCCACCTCCTCTGCTGCCTCCAACGTCGCCTTCGTGTACAATGCCGATAAACCCCGGCAAAAGGGTCCCAGTTTATTCGAACCATGCGCCTTAATGGCTGCAGTTTCGGTCTGCTTAACAACACCTACCTTAAACCCTGCACTGACAAGCCTCCTCACATGGACATTTAATCGAAAAGTTGGTATGCTAGCAGTCAAGAAATTGTGATCAACATGAGCATAAATGCCCAACACCCTAGCTGCAATCTCAGCATCCTCACCAAAGAATCTATACCTATACCCAACTTCTACCATCAATAGAACATCTGGGTATTTTTGCTTTAGGTCCACGACTTGTTGCTCCAGTGGAGTGTACTTGGTGGTTGGAAGTGGGAGCTTTGTGGGTGTTGAGGAAGAAGGCTCAAGAAGCTTCTGTACGAACTTTTGGTGGAGAGAGGGGTCAATGGGGTGAGAGATTTTGGGGGCTTTGGGGGGTTTGGTGGAGGGGGACACGTGGGAGGAAGGAAGgcgtttggaaggagagaaagtGACAGTGGTGGAGATTTTCGGTGGAGGGGTTGGTGGGTTTGGGAGCGAagatggagatggagatggagatggTGATGATGGtattgaagatgaagatgatgaaggGGCTTTAGATTTGGGAGCGAAGAAACGGGAGATCACCTGCTGTTTCTGCTTTCCCATAGCGTGGTGGTGTCTTCTTCGATTGTTTCAGTTCTCATGCGGTTTGACGATTGTAGTATTTCAAAGTATCGCAAGTGGAGAGTGCCAATAGCTCAGTATGATGAAAACTTTTTAGGttgacataaaaattatacttaaaaaagTATGAAAGtggaaatcaaatattaaaattgggattaaaagatataaatgatacaatatttaaaaaaaaaaattaaatattcaagtTAAAGGTAATATAACATTTTTCACAtaacacattttaattatttttagttgttttttgaagactatttcaaaaaataataatataaacatgtaaaatgattaaaaataaaacatcaaatatataaattatttttaaaatatatttaaaaatattaaaaatatattaaaaatattttaagttttaaaatagacttttatcgtataaaacattataaaaaggttttaaaaaatatatactcaataactattttcgaaaatagtcaCAAACAGAACCTAAGCTTTTCGTAAACAATActtattgtttgaaaataattaagtcTAACATACCGACTATGCATACTATGGATCacattgggaattttttttttttttaaatatgtaacttttttataatttaaaattaatgagttttcaaagtttcaaaGTAGTTTTTGACTTGggataaatcaaataataagatttggaaatatttttatttatttatttatttttactttctttaaCAGCCTTATAGGGCTTTCTTGTAACATATTATTGGATGACTTAAATAGCTTGTTAATTTTATTACCTTATCCTTGATAacatgatttgaaaaaaaaaaaaaaatggatgaagaGACTcttatttcaaacaaaaaaaaaaatggatgaagaGACTCTTATTTCAAACCGTCGggggtttttgtttttgctttccaatttttgttttgttttgttttttcactttttattttaatttttatgaagcGCATATGGGTTTGAAGGGTGTCATCTCATGCTCCATGTAGGCATAAGCCCCGATAGAAggctttgaggacaaatttgaccgaatttttttttaaaactatttattaaAGCAtgacatttttaaaacaatttttgaatttatcaCACTTTTTATAAcatgaattgaaaattattataaacctTAAAATTTgtctaaaacttatttttatatttagttttgagttcaattttatccttaaatttaaatatcaattataTCTGAATTTTTTTATCCACTCACACCTTTTTAagttgtttctatttttattattttattattattattttatttttttcttttcacctcTCTCTTCCCACTACAACTTTCTctccacccccacccccacccctctatccttccttttcattttctttttctccacctcatttttttttttaacttttttttgtcttcctttccAGTTTCCTCCCCTACCCTCTCTCCCCATCCCCAGCTCAGACTGCCACAGGACCACACCCCTTTCCCCTCTtcattttccctcttttttttttttttcttttgtttcttcttttcctcttcCCCACACCCATTTCTTCCCTCACCCAAAAACCATCCAATCTCACCGCCGCCTGTAGCATCGTCGACGCCACTGCCGCCCGGCGACGTAACTGCCGGCTGGCAATCCCCCTTCCACCCATCTCACATTTCcccattttcttcaaatttatgtaagtttatttttttattttattttattttatttttattattatttttatttaatttttacagtaatttattattgattattaaGATTGTTTGTTTGAGcgaatttatattatttttgggtttgCATTTACTGGGGATATTATTTCTAAGCTTTGGGTTAAGTTTAGATagtttggatatattttaagCCTTGTATTTTGAGTCGGGTCTTGTTTGTTAATGtatgttttatttggatttagtaataattggattttggatttggattCGCATATCAAGTTTGGAATatgtgatattaaatttaggtttaattaaatttattttgttttatgatatttCGGGCTTGACTAAATTGCGCGATTATTGGATAAGGATATTGATATgagagatatttttgttgggcatattaattaatttagatCTATTTTTATTGGTAAAATTTATTGGaccaatttaaaatttgaacttgagtttgaataattattttgggctttgcatatttttggatatttacatCTGGgctcatttttgttttgcatggaCTGCACGGATTTGTGACATGTGGAGAACCAAATTTCATAGAAGAAAATGAGGTTTACGAAAGTTGTAAATTGGGCATTGAGCTTGTTGTAGGCTTGTCtaggtacatattttatttccttatttctatttaatttaatttttattagtttatgtAAATGTTTTTATGTATATAAGTGTATGCAGAATTGAATAGTTGAtaacttaaaaattttgttttaataaaaggaATAGTTAGCAATTAcgttttaataaaaacaatagtttagaaaatattatttttaataaaagaaagttttttttttataaaaattaaaaaaaatgtttttaggaaaatccagaaaattatttttaataaaattcaaaaaattgtttttaccaACTATtgtttggaaatttatttgtttaataaaatttgttaaaaaaattgttttataaataaaaattgtccccaaaaaatgatttttaaataaattatgtttccTTCATTAGAATTAGAATgagattaaaagtattttttataaatagagattttaaataatttttttttatgagattaGGATGAGAGTCTTTTGCAAATTGAAGTTGtagaaatcatttttcttgataAAGTTgggttgaaaatatttttgtaaataaagtttgtaaagaaattaattcccttgtaaataaaatcaaattgaaatacttttgcaaataa contains these protein-coding regions:
- the LOC104878373 gene encoding DNA mismatch repair protein MSH3 — translated: MGKQKQQVISRFFAPKSKAPSSSSSSIPSSPSPSPSPSSLPNPPTPPPKISTTVTFSPSKRLPSSHVSPSTKPPKAPKISHPIDPSLHQKFVQKLLEPSSSTPTKLPLPTTKYTPLEQQVVDLKQKYPDVLLMVEVGYRYRFFGEDAEIAARVLGIYAHVDHNFLTASIPTFRLNVHVRRLVSAGFKVGVVKQTETAAIKAHGSNKLGPFCRGLSALYTKATLEAAEEVGGGEEECGSYNNYLVCVVEKGISVENSKDCGVGGGFDVRIGIVAVEVSTGDVVHGEFNDNFMRAGLEAVILSMSPAELLLGYPLSKQTEKLLLAYAGPASNVRLERTSRDCFSDGGALAEVMSLYENLSEDSRVDHQVDNTEVMEQENHCLAIEVLVFVDFLVSGTKQYELLLLWTYIFILATNHLLCEICECSLWFWYSLGFMNCLIIGWSMWGPSPITTFSGHCWFVIFVDDCNRMTLLYQMKTKAEVFMIFQAFHAMV